One part of the Ornithorhynchus anatinus isolate Pmale09 chromosome 21, mOrnAna1.pri.v4, whole genome shotgun sequence genome encodes these proteins:
- the FBXL16 gene encoding F-box/LRR-repeat protein 16 isoform X2, which translates to MSNQSAGDPKPPCLPRNGLLKLPSQQPNGLGSASITKGTPAVKNRLCQLPAVPAVQRPPPPGLASPPAAPAGDPRPSDPASGGPSPGGAPASPPPTERPPLAMDEKVLNGLFCYFSACEKCILAQVCRAWRRVLYQPKFWAGLTPVLHAKELYSPLPGGDKEFVDLRGFAARGFDSFCLVGVSDLDICEFIDNYALSKKGVKSMSLKRSTITDAGLEVMLEQMQGVVRLELSGCNDFTEAGLWSSLNARITSLNVSDCINVADDAIAAISQLLPNLAELSLQAYHVTDTALAYFTAKQGHTTHTLRLHSCWEITNHGVVNIVHSLPNLGVLSLSGCSKVTDDGVELVAENLHQLRSLDLSWCPRVTDTALEYIACDLHKLEELVLDRCVRVTDTGLSYLSTMSSLRSLYLRWCCQVQDFGLKHLLAMRSLRLLSLAGCPLLTTTGLSGLVQLQGLEELELTNCPGATPELSKYFSQHLPRCLVIE; encoded by the exons ATGTCGAACCAGAGCGCCGGAGACCCAAAGCCTCCATGCCTGCCCCGGAACGGCCTCCTGAAGCTCCCCAGCCAGCAACCCAACGGCCTCGGTTCCGCCAGCATCACCAAGGGGACCCCCGCCGTGAAGAATCGCCTCTGCCAgctccccgccgtccccgccgTCCAACGCCCGCCACCGCCCGGCCTGGcgtcccccccggccgccccggcggGGGACCCCCGGCCCTCCGACCCGGCCTCGGGGGGCCCATCCCCCGGTGgggcgcccgcctccccgccgcccactGAGCGGCCTCCCTTGGCCATGGACGAGAAGGTCCTCAACGGCCTCTTCTGCTACTTCTCCGCCTGCGAGAAGTGCATCCTGGCGCAGGTGTGCCGGGCCTGGCGTCGCGTCCTGTACCAGCCCAAGTTCTGGGCGGGCCTCACCCCGGTCCTGCACGCCAAGGAGCTATACAGCCCTCTGCCTGGTGGCGACAAGGAGTTCGTGGACCTGCGGGGCTTCGCCGCCCGTGGCTTCGACAGCTTCTGCCTCGTGGGCGTCTCTGATCTGGACATTTGCGAGTTTATTGACAACTACGCACTGTCCAAGAAAGGGGTCAAGTCCATGAGCCTCAAGCGCTCCACCATCACCGACGCGGGGCTGGAG GTGATGCTGGAGCAGATGCAGGGCGTGGTGCGGCTGGAGCTGTCTGGCTGCAACGACTTCACAGAGGCGGGGCTGTGGTCCAGCCTGAACGCCCGCATCACCTCCCTGAACGTGAGCGACTGCATCAACGTGGCGGACGACGCCATCGCCGCCATCTCGCAGCTGCTGCCCAACCTGGCCGAGCTGAGCCTGCAGGCCTACCACGTGACCGACACGGCCCTGGCCTACTTCACGGCCAAGCAGGGCCACACCACGCACACCCTGCGGCTGCACTCCTGCTGGGAGATCACCAACCACGGCGTGGTCAACATCGTACACAGCCTGCCCAACCTCGGCGTCCTCAGCCTGTCCGGCTGTTCCAAGGTCACCGACGACGGCGTGGAGCTGGTGGCCGAAAACCTGCACCAGCTCCGCAGCCTGGACCTGTCCTGGTGTCCGCGTGTCACCGACACGGCGCTGGAATACATCGCCTGCGACCTGCACAAGCTGGAGGAGTTGGTGTTGGACAG GTGCGTGCGCGTCACGGACACCGGGCTCAGCTATCTGTCCACCATGTCCTCCCTCCGCAGCCTCTACTTACGCTGGTGCTGCCAG GTGCAGGACTTCGGGCTGAAACATCTCCTGGCCATGCGCAGTTTGCGACTCCTGTCTCTGGCAG GATGCCCCCTGCTCACCACGACGGGGCTGTCCGGCCTGGTGCAGCTGCAGGGCCTGGAGGAACTGGAGCTGACCAACTGCCCCGGGGCCACTCCTGAGCTCTCCAAGTATTTCTCGCAGCACCTGCCGCGCTGCCTGGTCATCGAGTAG
- the FBXL16 gene encoding F-box/LRR-repeat protein 16 isoform X1 — translation MNPVAAHESERGRMSNQSAGDPKPPCLPRNGLLKLPSQQPNGLGSASITKGTPAVKNRLCQLPAVPAVQRPPPPGLASPPAAPAGDPRPSDPASGGPSPGGAPASPPPTERPPLAMDEKVLNGLFCYFSACEKCILAQVCRAWRRVLYQPKFWAGLTPVLHAKELYSPLPGGDKEFVDLRGFAARGFDSFCLVGVSDLDICEFIDNYALSKKGVKSMSLKRSTITDAGLEVMLEQMQGVVRLELSGCNDFTEAGLWSSLNARITSLNVSDCINVADDAIAAISQLLPNLAELSLQAYHVTDTALAYFTAKQGHTTHTLRLHSCWEITNHGVVNIVHSLPNLGVLSLSGCSKVTDDGVELVAENLHQLRSLDLSWCPRVTDTALEYIACDLHKLEELVLDRCVRVTDTGLSYLSTMSSLRSLYLRWCCQVQDFGLKHLLAMRSLRLLSLAGCPLLTTTGLSGLVQLQGLEELELTNCPGATPELSKYFSQHLPRCLVIE, via the exons ATGAACCCAGTGGCGGCACATGAG AGCGAGAGGGGAAGGATGTCGAACCAGAGCGCCGGAGACCCAAAGCCTCCATGCCTGCCCCGGAACGGCCTCCTGAAGCTCCCCAGCCAGCAACCCAACGGCCTCGGTTCCGCCAGCATCACCAAGGGGACCCCCGCCGTGAAGAATCGCCTCTGCCAgctccccgccgtccccgccgTCCAACGCCCGCCACCGCCCGGCCTGGcgtcccccccggccgccccggcggGGGACCCCCGGCCCTCCGACCCGGCCTCGGGGGGCCCATCCCCCGGTGgggcgcccgcctccccgccgcccactGAGCGGCCTCCCTTGGCCATGGACGAGAAGGTCCTCAACGGCCTCTTCTGCTACTTCTCCGCCTGCGAGAAGTGCATCCTGGCGCAGGTGTGCCGGGCCTGGCGTCGCGTCCTGTACCAGCCCAAGTTCTGGGCGGGCCTCACCCCGGTCCTGCACGCCAAGGAGCTATACAGCCCTCTGCCTGGTGGCGACAAGGAGTTCGTGGACCTGCGGGGCTTCGCCGCCCGTGGCTTCGACAGCTTCTGCCTCGTGGGCGTCTCTGATCTGGACATTTGCGAGTTTATTGACAACTACGCACTGTCCAAGAAAGGGGTCAAGTCCATGAGCCTCAAGCGCTCCACCATCACCGACGCGGGGCTGGAG GTGATGCTGGAGCAGATGCAGGGCGTGGTGCGGCTGGAGCTGTCTGGCTGCAACGACTTCACAGAGGCGGGGCTGTGGTCCAGCCTGAACGCCCGCATCACCTCCCTGAACGTGAGCGACTGCATCAACGTGGCGGACGACGCCATCGCCGCCATCTCGCAGCTGCTGCCCAACCTGGCCGAGCTGAGCCTGCAGGCCTACCACGTGACCGACACGGCCCTGGCCTACTTCACGGCCAAGCAGGGCCACACCACGCACACCCTGCGGCTGCACTCCTGCTGGGAGATCACCAACCACGGCGTGGTCAACATCGTACACAGCCTGCCCAACCTCGGCGTCCTCAGCCTGTCCGGCTGTTCCAAGGTCACCGACGACGGCGTGGAGCTGGTGGCCGAAAACCTGCACCAGCTCCGCAGCCTGGACCTGTCCTGGTGTCCGCGTGTCACCGACACGGCGCTGGAATACATCGCCTGCGACCTGCACAAGCTGGAGGAGTTGGTGTTGGACAG GTGCGTGCGCGTCACGGACACCGGGCTCAGCTATCTGTCCACCATGTCCTCCCTCCGCAGCCTCTACTTACGCTGGTGCTGCCAG GTGCAGGACTTCGGGCTGAAACATCTCCTGGCCATGCGCAGTTTGCGACTCCTGTCTCTGGCAG GATGCCCCCTGCTCACCACGACGGGGCTGTCCGGCCTGGTGCAGCTGCAGGGCCTGGAGGAACTGGAGCTGACCAACTGCCCCGGGGCCACTCCTGAGCTCTCCAAGTATTTCTCGCAGCACCTGCCGCGCTGCCTGGTCATCGAGTAG